The proteins below are encoded in one region of Maribacter aestuarii:
- a CDS encoding PorP/SprF family type IX secretion system membrane protein, which yields MELKIVRSKYILQTAFVCLFVFCCSAVVAQKEPQYTQYMYNIGSFNPAYVGSVASPEIAALYRAQWIDIPGAPRTIRIGANLPMSNGKHGFGLNVVNDQLGPVTQTYFDLSYSFQVNLSAETYLSFGLDVGGSALNVDFSKGTFENPGEPLNNQMISNFYPTIGAGLFMYSDDWYLGASAPNFLTEGIYNDEVATVVDDRLQFNFIGGYVFGLSENLKFKPAFLINAISGNPVNINVSTNFLISDKFTAGISYRVNNAFSGLAGFQVAPSTFIGYSYDYNTNLLGDFNNGSHEVIVKFYLGTSGENRSKKVKDKELKNKPKQIDSPRFF from the coding sequence CAAAAAGAACCCCAGTACACACAGTATATGTACAATATAGGGAGCTTCAACCCAGCTTATGTCGGTTCTGTGGCAAGCCCAGAGATTGCGGCCTTGTATAGGGCGCAGTGGATCGATATTCCTGGCGCACCCAGAACAATAAGAATTGGTGCAAACCTACCTATGAGCAATGGAAAACACGGTTTTGGATTAAACGTAGTAAACGATCAACTGGGTCCTGTTACACAGACCTATTTTGATTTGTCCTACTCTTTTCAAGTAAATCTATCGGCTGAGACTTATCTTTCTTTTGGCCTGGATGTTGGTGGGTCGGCCCTGAATGTGGATTTTTCCAAAGGAACTTTTGAAAACCCAGGAGAACCTTTGAACAACCAAATGATCAGTAATTTTTATCCGACCATAGGGGCCGGTTTATTTATGTATAGTGACGATTGGTACTTGGGTGCTTCGGCACCTAACTTCTTAACTGAAGGCATCTATAATGACGAAGTGGCCACGGTGGTAGATGATAGGTTGCAATTTAATTTTATTGGGGGCTATGTTTTTGGACTTTCGGAAAATTTAAAGTTCAAGCCCGCTTTTTTAATCAATGCAATAAGTGGAAACCCCGTAAACATAAACGTTTCTACGAATTTTTTAATTTCTGATAAATTTACTGCCGGAATATCCTATAGGGTCAACAACGCTTTTAGTGGATTGGCAGGATTTCAGGTTGCCCCAAGTACGTTTATAGGGTATTCCTACGATTATAATACTAATTTATTAGGTGACTTTAATAACGGTTCCCACGAAGTAATTGTTAAGTTCTATTTAGGAACTAGTGGGGAAAATAGGTCCAAAAAAGTGAAGGATAAGGAATTGAAGAACAAACCAAAACAAATTGATAGTCCAAGATTCTTCTAA